The following coding sequences lie in one Oncorhynchus kisutch isolate 150728-3 linkage group LG17, Okis_V2, whole genome shotgun sequence genomic window:
- the nanos2 gene encoding nanos homolog 2, with amino-acid sequence MISGKISTMQRNLMAESSLAPTHYFDMWHDYMNLGRMLEKLCDVADRTATTCTQLKEHVPDAEDHQTGRQEQQWFRLNSIGTESLSSASSISGNTSHSLGSGDYCGFCKQNGETAEIYRSHKLKSKDSKVICPILRSYICPMCGGTGDKAHTRRYCPQRNGVVPKYPGTVE; translated from the coding sequence ATGATTTCCGGAAAGATTTCAACAATGCAAAGAAACCTAATGGCTGAGAGCAGCCTTGCCCCAACGCATTATTTCGACATGTGGCATGACTATATGAACCTAGGGAGGATGCTGGAGAAACTTTGTGACGTCGCAGATCGGACAGCGACCACCTGTACCCAGCTAAAGGAGCACGTGCCGGACGCAGAAGACCACCAGACCGGGCGCCAGGAGCAACAATGGTTTCGTCTGAATTCGATCGGGACTGAGAGTCTGAGTTCTGCAAGCAGCATTTCAGGCAACACGAGCCACAGCCTGGGTTCCGGTGATTACTGCGGCTTCTGCAAGCAAAATGGAGAAACGGCAGAGATCTACCGGAGCCACAAACTGAAATCCAAAGACAGCAAAGTCATCTGCCCCATTCTGAGGAGCTACATTTGTCCTATGTGTGGCGGCACCGGAGACAAAGCTCACACGCGCCGGTACTGCCCACAGCGCAACGGCGTGGTGCCGAAATACCCGGGGACTGTGGAGTAG
- the LOC109907226 gene encoding RNA-binding protein 24, whose product MHTTQKDTTYTKIFVGGLPYHTTDSSLRKYFEVFGEIEEAVVITDRQTGKSRGYGFVTMADRSAADRACKDPNPIIDGRKANVNLAYLGAKPRVMQPGFTFGVPQIHPAFIQRPYGIPAHYVYPQAFMQPSTMVIPHGMQPSAASASTASSPYIDYTGAAYAQYSAAAASAAAAAAYEQYPYAASPAAAGYLTAAGYGYVQQPLATAAPGSAVAAAAAFGQYQPQQLQADRMQ is encoded by the exons ATGCACACCACGCAGAAGGACACGACCTACACAAAGATTTTTGTCGGGGGTCTTCCGTATCACACCACGGATTCCAGTCTCAGGAAATATTTTGAAGTGTTCGGAGAAATTGAAGAAGCTGTCGTGATTACCGATCGACAGACCGGCAAATCCAGGGGGTATGGATTT GTGACGATGGCTGACCGCTCGGCTGCAGACAGGGCCTGTAAAGATCCCAACCCCATCATCGATGGTAGGAAAGCCAACGTCAATCTGGCGTACCTGGGGGCCAAGCCACGGGTGATGCAGCCAG GTTTCACCTTTGGTGTTCCACAAATTCATCCTGCCTTTATCCAAAGGCCTTATGG GATCCCTGCTCACTATGTGTACCCTCAGGCCTTCATGCAGCCAAGCACCATGGTTATCCCTCACGGCATGCAGCCCAGTGCTGCTTCTGCCTCCACCGCCTCCTCTCCGTACATCGACTACACCGGAGCAGCCTACGCACAGTACTCCGCCGCCGCGGCTAGCGCTGCTGCCGCCGCAGCCTACGAGCAGTATCCCTACGCCGCCTCCCCTGCGGCGGCCGGGTACCTAACCGCAGCCGGTTATGGCTATGTTCAGCAGCCCCTGGCTACGGCCGCACCGGGTTCAGCCGTGGCTGCAGCCGCAGCTTTCGGTCAGTACCAGCCTCAGCAGCTGCAAGCAGACCGCATGCAATAG